The following are encoded in a window of Penaeus vannamei isolate JL-2024 chromosome 17, ASM4276789v1, whole genome shotgun sequence genomic DNA:
- the LOC138864615 gene encoding uncharacterized protein, translating into MLQRDGFSRVQGKEHDEQINVPSRSPVNNALTKRSSTTPRRAMQCLVMQAPATSIHKHSVLARRWQLSPIPPYQSPIPPYQLPIPPYQHPIPPYQSPIPPYQVPDTTIPVPDTAIPTPDTAIPTPDTAIPVPDTAIPTPDTAIPVPDTAIPTPDTAIPTPDTAIPVPDTAIPTPVTAIPVPDTAIPTPDTAIPTPDTAIPVPDTAIPTPDTAIPVPDTAIPVPDTAIPTPDTAIPTPDTAIPVPDTAIPTPDTAIPVPDTAIPTPDTAIPTPDTAIPVPDTAIPTPVTAIPVPDTAIPTPDTAIPTPDTAIPVPDTAIPTPDTAIPVPDTAIPVPDTAIPIPDTAIPTPDTAIPVPDTAIPSPDTIKSIDGVISIFLRTRDSVPCRAPPSPLPP; encoded by the exons ATGTTGCAGAGGGACGGGTTCTCTCGAGTTCAAGGCAAGGAACACGATGAACAAATCAATGTGCCGAGCCGGTCACCTGTCAACAATGCCTTGACAAAGAGATCGTCAACCACGCCACGTCGCGCCATGCAGTGTCTAGTCATGCAAGCGCCTGCGACTTCCATTCACAAGCACTCCGTCCTGGCGCGTCGCTGGCAACTC TCCCCGATACCGCCATACCAGTCCCCGATACCGCCATACCAACTCCCGATACCGCCATACCAACACCCGATACCGCCATACCAGTCCCCGATACCGCCATACCAAGTCCCCGATACCACCATACCAGTCCCCGATACCGCCATACCAACTCCCGATACCGCCATACCAACTCCTGATACCGCCATACCAGTCCCCGATACCGCCATACCAACTCCTGATACCGCCATACCAGTCCCCGATACCGCCATACCAACTCCCGATACCGCCATACCAACTCCTGATACCGCCATACCAGTCCCCGATACCGCCATACCAACTCCTGTTACCGCCATACCAGTCCCCGATACCGCCATACCAACTCCCGATACCGCCATACCAACTCCCGATACCGCCATACCAGTCCCCGATACCGCCATACCAACACCCGATACCGCCATACCAGTCCCCGATACCGCCATACCAGTCCCCGATACCGCCATACCAACACCCGATACCGCCATTCCAACTCCCGATACCGCCATACCAGTCCCCGATACCGCTATACCAACTCCCGATACCGCCATACCAGTCCCCGATACCGCCATACCAACTCCTGATACCGCCATACCAACTCCTGATACCGCCATACCAGTCCCCGATACCGCCATACCAACTCCTGTTACCGCCATACCAGTCCCCGATACCGCCATACCAACTCCCGATACCGCCATACCAACTCCTGATACCGCCATACCAGTCCCCGATACCGCCATACCAACTCCCGATACCGCCATACCAGTCCCCGATACCGCCATACCAGTCCCCGATACCGCCATACCAATCCCCGATACCGCCATACCAACTCCTGATACCGCCATACCAGTCCCCGATACCGCCATACCATCTCCCGATACCATCAAATCTATCGATGGCGTGATATCAATATTTCTCAGAACCCGAGATTCAGTCCCGTGCcgagcgcccccctcccccctccccccatga